A segment of the Neochlamydia sp. S13 genome:
GCTGCTACATATTTTTTCCTTTTTGTCTGTTAAGGACTCCTCTGTTGCTCACCGCGTAAATACCAAATGGTATCAGCTATTTTCAGAAAAAATGCATTGGCGACATCTTTTCAAACAAAATTTTCCTCACCTATATTCTCTATCAGAAAAATTAGAAATTCATCCCAAAGATCAACTAGCAGCTCAAGCCAATATAAAAGCTGGTCGTGTACAAAGAATCTTACATATAGGAGGGGCAAGAAATGATTTAGGGTCTGGCTACTTATTATGTTCTGCAGACGGTCAATTAGTTGCCACTTTAAATTATTTTGACAGCTTTGGATTTAAGCCTTGCATCTGGGAAGTAAAAGCTGGAAAGCTTTTATATACTTTGGAAAATTTCCAGAAAAAAAAGGTGCTTATGGCTTTTTCTCCAAATAATGAATGGATAGCCACTGGCTCTGATGACCATACACCTTTTATTTGGAATATAAAAACAGGAGAGTTCTTACGTGCTTTGAAAGGACATAAGCAAGACATAACCACACTAGTGTTTTCCTCAAATAGCCAGCTAATTGCCACAAGCTCTGCTGACCATGCTGCTCGCATATGGAGAGTTGAAACAGGCGAATGTCTTCATACCTTACAAGGACATCTCCTCTCTGTCACTAGCCTAGCTTTTTCTCCAGATGATAAGCTGATTGTCACAGCGTCTGATGATCATACTGTTCGCCTTTGGGAAATAGAGAGTGGTAAGTGCATATGGGAGTTAGAAGAGCTTCAGCCAGTTGTGAGGGTAGCTTTTTCCCCAAACGGCAGGTGGATTGTTACAAATACTGCACCGCCTACTTATTTGCAAATGGAAGCAGATGGCTTTATCAAGCTCTGGAATGCTCGCACGGGAGCATACAAGCATACCTTTGGAAAAAATTTGGCTCAAAATGCTAACTTTTTGTTTTCTCCGGATGGTAAGTGGCTTGTCGTAAGTGAATATGATGATCATAGCATTTGCCTTTGGGAAGTCGAAACTGGAAAATGTATGCATACCTGGGCAGGACTTATTGGGAATAGCCATGTAGCATTTTCTCCGGACAGCAACTTGATAGCAATAGCAATCGGCGTATATGACAAGAGTATTCACTTTTGGGAAATAGAAACAGGAACATATCTATATACCTTGCCAATCGATGTTTTCTATTGCGCATCTATAAAATTCTCCCCTAATGCAGGGCATTTTTTCGTTAATAACCAAATGTTTGATTTTTTCCCCCAGGAAAAGGCTATTTTACCTTCCAATAGAGGGTAGCTAGCAGCTCAATAGGCGAAGAAGAACCCCATAGTCTAAGATAGATTAATAAAGTAGATAGGCTTAGCTGCAAAAAATTAAGGCAAATCATGAGCAGATGAGAAAAAAAGTAGGATAGTAATAAATTTTTCTTTCATGGATTTGATAAAGAGATTTAATAAAACTAATGAGCGCGATGCAGTCTTCCATAATTCTCTATAATTTAAAAGTGGTTATATTATATAGCAGTGTATTTAAACAGCAGAGGTTGCCTGGAAGTTAACTTTCTTTGCTGTTCTATTAAATTGGCATGCTCAGCCTCTTTTATCTCCTTTAAAATTATTATTTTAGCCATTTTTTCCTCATATTCTTCTTTAATTTTCAGCGGCTCTTTTATAGACTTCTTTGCCCACCACCACAGCTTGGCATTTTCTTCTATACGAAGCTGGTTTTCAAATAATTGGCTCGTGCATTCTTCATCTAAGTCTGCAAGCTGAGAGGCTAGATGGCCAATATCTTTTAATAGCTCATCAATTTGGTGGTTTAATTCCATCTTTTTTGCCTTTATAGCATCATCCTCAAACGAGCTATGCTCAGAAGCAAAAGATTGTTTAACCAATATACTTGCTTCACTAGACTCAAAAATAAAAGTTTCCTGGCAAACATTCACCTTCTCCTCTTGGAATTCAGGGAAAGCATGGCTATCAATCTCTTGAGGGGCGAAGGGGAGTGTAGTGTCTCCAGCCTCCTCTGC
Coding sequences within it:
- a CDS encoding F-box/WD40 repeat-containing protein yields the protein MMPSPFSLAKILSTTNQANLHHPLMYAKGSLDSLPNELLLHIFSFLSVKDSSVAHRVNTKWYQLFSEKMHWRHLFKQNFPHLYSLSEKLEIHPKDQLAAQANIKAGRVQRILHIGGARNDLGSGYLLCSADGQLVATLNYFDSFGFKPCIWEVKAGKLLYTLENFQKKKVLMAFSPNNEWIATGSDDHTPFIWNIKTGEFLRALKGHKQDITTLVFSSNSQLIATSSADHAARIWRVETGECLHTLQGHLLSVTSLAFSPDDKLIVTASDDHTVRLWEIESGKCIWELEELQPVVRVAFSPNGRWIVTNTAPPTYLQMEADGFIKLWNARTGAYKHTFGKNLAQNANFLFSPDGKWLVVSEYDDHSICLWEVETGKCMHTWAGLIGNSHVAFSPDSNLIAIAIGVYDKSIHFWEIETGTYLYTLPIDVFYCASIKFSPNAGHFFVNNQMFDFFPQEKAILPSNRG